The Petroclostridium xylanilyticum genome has a segment encoding these proteins:
- a CDS encoding CHASE4 domain-containing protein, whose amino-acid sequence MTLRKKTLIIIGATLAGLMVVLYATLKVILLDSFIKLEEQITRRNVERILSALYDELSTLNITTGDYAGWDDTYAFIESEDKGYVEANLVDETFAKLRLNLMLFVNSSGRIVFGKGFDLKKGKELPVPKSLQEHLSDNSPLLRHTATESSITGIILLPEGPMLIASQPILTSEYKGPIRGALIMGRYLDSEEIKRLAEITHLSLTMYQIADIQRIPDFQAAFSSLTDEKPICIRPLGKDSIAGYSVIKDIYGKPGLMLRVDSPRAIYKQGQNSMLYLILSLLTSGLVFGLVILLLLEKAVLSRLTRLTASVSRIGVNCDPSQRVSMTGRDELASLANSINGMLTALEQSQWKLQESEDRYRRLVELSPDAIAVYDYIEDQVVFVNNAGVKLMGAVSDQEIIGKSLTDIVHPDFREIARQRVRDIRKEGKETSLVEGKFIRLDGTDVDVEVASAPITYEGKLAMQVICRDITGRKQMEKKLIYLGLHDSLTGLYNRAYFEEEMCHLDHGRLAPVGIILCDVDGLKLINDTLGHKAGDSLLVVAANLIRESFCEGDVVARIGGDEFAVLLPKSDQIAVENACHRIQETVARYNALNPELPLSISVGFAVSSETSTSITDLFKEADNNMYRKKLCNNQSNRSAIVQALMKALEARDFITEGHADRLQDLMIDMIEATGLPEHKATDLRLLAQFHDIGKVGIPDRILFKTGPLTSEEAAEMQRHCEIGYRIAQSAPDLVPIADWVLKHHERWDGKGYPLGLKEEEIPLECRILAIADAYDAMTSDRPYRKAMSCEEAVAELLRCAGTQFDPQLVLIFVQMLEDRNLHSKVKA is encoded by the coding sequence ATGACACTACGTAAAAAAACACTGATTATCATTGGCGCAACACTTGCGGGTTTGATGGTAGTCTTATATGCCACATTGAAAGTTATTTTACTGGACAGTTTTATCAAATTAGAGGAACAAATTACCCGTCGGAATGTGGAACGAATTCTGAGTGCCTTGTACGATGAACTCTCAACTTTGAATATTACGACTGGCGATTACGCCGGGTGGGACGATACTTACGCCTTCATTGAAAGCGAGGACAAAGGCTATGTTGAGGCAAATCTCGTTGATGAGACTTTTGCTAAGCTAAGGCTCAATCTTATGCTATTTGTCAACTCTTCCGGCCGGATTGTATTTGGTAAAGGATTTGACCTGAAGAAGGGGAAAGAGTTACCCGTTCCTAAGAGTTTACAGGAACACCTCTCGGACAACAGCCCACTGCTGCGTCACACTGCTACAGAAAGCAGCATAACAGGGATCATTCTCCTACCTGAAGGTCCCATGCTTATTGCTTCGCAACCTATCCTGACCAGTGAATATAAAGGTCCTATCCGCGGGGCATTGATTATGGGACGATATCTGGATTCTGAAGAAATTAAGCGGCTGGCTGAAATAACACATTTATCTCTCACAATGTACCAAATCGCTGATATACAAAGAATACCCGATTTCCAGGCGGCCTTTTCCTCTTTGACGGATGAGAAACCTATTTGCATCCGCCCGCTGGGCAAAGATTCCATAGCGGGATATAGTGTGATCAAGGATATTTACGGAAAGCCTGGTCTTATGTTGAGAGTGGATAGTCCCAGAGCAATATACAAGCAAGGCCAGAATAGCATGCTCTATCTTATTTTATCACTCCTAACATCCGGTTTGGTGTTTGGTTTGGTAATCCTGCTGCTTTTGGAGAAGGCGGTGCTTTCTCGGTTAACTCGTCTTACTGCCAGCGTCAGTAGAATTGGTGTAAACTGTGATCCTTCGCAGCGTGTGTCGATGACTGGAAGAGATGAATTGGCATCTCTAGCCAATTCTATTAATGGGATGCTCACAGCACTGGAGCAGTCCCAGTGGAAACTGCAGGAGAGCGAAGATCGTTACCGCCGCCTAGTGGAACTATCTCCTGATGCAATTGCCGTCTATGACTATATAGAAGACCAGGTTGTATTTGTGAATAATGCAGGAGTAAAACTTATGGGAGCGGTAAGTGATCAGGAGATAATTGGCAAATCATTAACTGATATAGTACACCCGGATTTCCGGGAAATTGCCAGGCAACGGGTTCGGGATATAAGGAAAGAGGGAAAAGAAACGTCGCTGGTTGAAGGAAAGTTTATCCGACTCGATGGGACAGATGTAGATGTTGAGGTTGCGTCCGCTCCCATTACCTATGAGGGTAAGCTTGCGATGCAAGTTATCTGCCGGGACATTACCGGGCGCAAACAGATGGAGAAAAAATTAATATATCTTGGCTTGCACGATTCCCTTACCGGGCTCTATAATCGTGCCTATTTCGAAGAAGAGATGTGCCACCTTGATCATGGACGCCTTGCTCCGGTAGGCATAATCCTGTGTGATGTGGATGGGCTTAAACTTATTAATGATACCCTGGGGCACAAAGCCGGAGACTCCCTGCTTGTGGTTGCAGCCAACCTAATCAGGGAATCCTTTTGCGAAGGAGATGTAGTGGCCCGCATCGGAGGGGACGAATTTGCTGTGCTGCTTCCAAAAAGTGACCAGATTGCAGTAGAAAATGCCTGCCACAGGATCCAGGAGACCGTTGCCAGGTATAACGCGTTAAACCCGGAACTTCCTCTGAGTATATCCGTCGGGTTTGCAGTTAGCAGTGAAACATCTACAAGTATAACTGACCTTTTCAAGGAGGCAGACAACAACATGTATCGAAAAAAACTTTGTAATAACCAAAGTAACCGCAGTGCGATTGTCCAGGCCCTGATGAAGGCATTGGAGGCAAGGGATTTTATCACTGAGGGTCATGCTGATCGTTTGCAAGACCTAATGATAGATATGATTGAGGCCACCGGATTGCCTGAGCACAAGGCAACAGACCTGCGTCTCCTGGCCCAGTTTCATGATATTGGTAAGGTGGGCATACCGGACCGCATTCTCTTTAAAACGGGTCCCCTTACTTCTGAGGAAGCTGCCGAAATGCAGCGACACTGTGAGATTGGCTATCGAATTGCTCAGTCCGCACCCGACCTGGTTCCCATTGCTGATTGGGTCCTCAAGCATCATGAACGGTGGGACGGTAAAGGTTATCCTCTCGGGCTAAAGGAGGAAGAGATTCCGTTAGAATGCCGTATCCTGGCCATTGCTGACGCCTATGATGCTATGACCAGCGACCGGCCCTACCGTAAAGCCATGTCTTGCGAGGAAGCCGTGGCAGAACTTTTAAGGTGTGCTGGA